In Rhinatrema bivittatum chromosome 17, aRhiBiv1.1, whole genome shotgun sequence, one genomic interval encodes:
- the API5 gene encoding apoptosis inhibitor 5 yields MPTVEELYRNYGILADAKEQVEEHKDAYQGILDGVKGGPKEKRLAAQFIPKFFKHFPELADAAINAQLDLCEDEDVSIRRQAIKELPQFATGDNLPRVADILAQLLQSDDSAEFNLVNSALLSIFKLDAKGTLGGLFSQILQGEDIVRERAIKFLSSKLRTLPEEVLTKEVEDFIFTESKKVLYDVTGEEFVLFMKILSTLKSLQTVSGRQQLVELVSDQAGLQQTFNPADPDSVDRLLQCMRQAVPLFSKNVHSTKFVTYFCEHVLPNLSSLTSPAEGIDIQLEVLKLLAEMSSYCGDMEKLESNLKKLFDKLLEYMPLPPEEAENGENAGNEEPKLQFSYVECLLFSFHQLGRKLPDFLTDRLNAETLKDFKIRLQYFARGLQVYIRQLRLALQGKTGEALKTEENKIKVVALKITNNINVLIKDLFHIPPSYKSTVTLSWKPVQKAEAGQKRTSEDTTSSSPPKKPVPGPKRDARQIYNPPSGKYSGNLSNFSYEQRGGFRGGRSRGWGGRGSRGRTY; encoded by the exons atgcCCACGGTGGAAGAGCTGTACCGGAACTACGGCATCCTGGCGGACGCCAAGGAGCAGGTGGAGGAG CACAAGGACGCGTACCAGGGGATCCTGGACGGCGTGAAGGGGGGGCCCAAGGAGAAGCGGCTGGCGGCGCAGTTCATCCCCAAGTTCTTCAAGCACTTCCCCGAGCTGGCGGACGCCGCCATCAACGCCCAGCTGGACCTCTGCGAGGACGAAGACGTCTCT ATCCGACGCCAGGCAATCAAAGAGCTGCCGCAGTTTGCCACGGGGGACAACCTTCCCAGGGTTGCGGATATTCTCGCCCAGTTGTTGCAGTCAG ATGATTCTGCAGAATTTAACTTGGTGAACagtgctctactgagcatatttAAGTTGGACGCTAAAG GAACACTGGGGGGCTTATTTAGTCAGATTTTGCAAGGAGAAGATATCGTCCGAGAGCGAGCCATAAAATTCCTGTCATCAAAACTCCGAACCTTGCCAGAGGAGGTGCTCACAAAGGAGGTGGAGGACTTCATATTCACTGAATCTAAAAAG GTCCTTTATGATGTGACAGGTGAAGAATTTGTTCTGTTTATGAAGATTTTGTCAACACTAAAGAGCTTGCAGACAGTGAGTGGGAGACAGCAGTTGGTAGAGCTGGTATCAGATCAAGCTGGCCTTCAGCAGACGTTCAACCCAGCAGATCCGGATTCAGTGGATCGGCTCTTGCAATGCATGCGACAGGCAGTACCTCTCTTCTCT AAAAACGTTCATTCCACCAAGTTTGTGACTTACTTCTGCGAGCATGTGCTGCCGAACCTCAGCTCCCTGACCAGCCCAGCGGAGGGCATTGATATCCAGTTAGAG gtGTTGAAGTTGCTTGCAGAAATGAGTTCCTATTGTGGAGATATGGAGAAACTGGAGTCCAACTTAAAGAAACTGTTTGACAAGTTACTG GAATACATGCCCCTTCCTCCCGAAGAAGCCGAGAATGGAGAAAATGCTGGGAATGAGGAGCCGAAGCTGCAGTTCAGTTACGTGGAGTGCCTGCTGTTCAGCTTTCACCAGCTGGGCCGCAAGCTTCCTGACTTCCTGACGGACAGGCTGAATGCAGAGACACTGAAAGACTTCAAGATcag GTTACAGTATTTTGCGCGAGGGTTGCAAGTGTATATCCGACAGCTTCGCCTGGCTCTCCAAGGTAAAACTGGTGAAGCCTTGAAGACGGAAGAG AACAAAATCAAAGTTGTAGCCTTGAAAATAACCAATAACATCAATGTCTTAATCAAG GATCTGTTTCACATTCCTCCCTCGTACAAGAGCACAGTGACACTGTCCTGGAAGCCTGTGCAGAAGGCCGAGGCAGG GCAAAAGAGAACAAGTGAAGACACGACCTCCAGTTCACCCCCGAAGAAACCGGTACCAGGACCAAAAAGAGACGCCAGACAAATTTATAACCCTCCCAGTGGCAAATACAGTGGCAACCTAAGTAACTTTTCTTATG agcagagaggaggcttccGGGGAGGCCGCAGCAGAGGCTGGGGCGGTCGAGGGAGCCGGGGACGGACCTATTGA